The following coding sequences are from one Arthrobacter crystallopoietes window:
- a CDS encoding 2-hydroxyacid dehydrogenase has translation MAQQTLINTVTFPDSSLLEAVGPLPSGLQAGVWDLQDPPQGIATADIEAVILPYAAGTDWEALKDLPRLKLVHTQSTGYDGLPELVGPDVAVVSAAGVHAAATAELAVGLTLASLRGVDQMVRDQPKAVWNSVRRQSLADSRVLLVGVGGIGREIARRLQPFEVELTRVGNTARMDAEGQVHAADELTALAAKCDVMIVITPLNASTHQLIDAEVLAAMPDGALLVNVARGAVVDSEALTAEVLSGRLKAAVDVFDPEPIPRDHPLWQSENIIIAPHVGGNTTAFWPRIVKLLQGQLQRLSEGELPENLVQPGPFA, from the coding sequence ATGGCTCAGCAGACTTTGATCAACACCGTCACCTTTCCGGATTCATCCCTCTTGGAGGCGGTAGGCCCACTGCCTTCCGGACTGCAGGCGGGAGTGTGGGACCTGCAGGACCCGCCGCAGGGGATTGCCACCGCCGACATCGAAGCCGTGATCCTGCCGTATGCCGCGGGCACCGACTGGGAGGCGTTGAAAGACCTGCCTCGGCTGAAGCTGGTCCACACACAGTCAACGGGCTATGACGGACTGCCGGAGCTGGTGGGACCGGATGTCGCCGTGGTCAGCGCCGCCGGTGTCCATGCAGCCGCCACGGCGGAACTGGCGGTGGGGCTGACGCTGGCTTCGCTGCGCGGTGTGGACCAGATGGTCCGGGACCAGCCCAAGGCAGTGTGGAACTCGGTGCGGCGCCAGTCGCTGGCCGACAGCCGGGTCCTGCTCGTCGGGGTCGGTGGTATCGGCCGGGAAATTGCCAGGCGGCTCCAGCCTTTCGAGGTTGAGCTCACGCGCGTCGGGAACACCGCCCGGATGGATGCTGAGGGCCAGGTGCACGCCGCAGACGAACTTACCGCGCTGGCCGCAAAGTGCGACGTGATGATCGTCATCACCCCGCTCAATGCTTCCACCCATCAGCTGATCGACGCCGAAGTCCTCGCCGCCATGCCCGACGGCGCCCTGCTGGTTAACGTTGCGCGGGGAGCCGTGGTCGATTCGGAGGCACTGACCGCGGAAGTTCTCAGCGGCAGGCTCAAAGCCGCCGTCGACGTCTTCGACCCGGAACCGATCCCGCGCGACCACCCGCTCTGGCAGTCCGAAAACATCATCATCGCCCCGCACGTGGGCGGCAACACTACGGCGTTCTGGCCCCGGATCGTCAAGCTCCTGCAGGGCCAGCTGCAGCGGCTGTCCGAGGGGGAGCTGCCGGAAAACCTGGTTCAGCCCGGGCCCTTCGCCTAA